TATGCTGTAAGGTAATCCACTGAACCCTCagcttttcatatggcctgtgTTATTCATTCTAACAGCAATCACATCAGCACATGTCCTGAGTGATACTAGCTGCCTGTTCAGACACTGACGTCTTACACCTTTCCTAGACAACCAGAAGGCAGAGAAGAgagtatggaatttttagttaatatataatctttACATATTAccgtatatccatccatccattatccaacccgctatatcctaactacagggtcacgggggtctgctggagccaatcccagccaacacagggcgcaaggcaggaaacaaaccctgtgcagggcgcacacacacacccacacaccaagcacacactagggacaagttagaattgccattgcacctaacctgcatgtctttggactgtgggaggaaaccggagtacccggaggaaactcacacagacacagggagaacatgcaaactccacgcagggaggacccgggaagtgaacccaggtctccttactgcgaggcagcagtgctacccagtgCGCCACCCTATTACCTTATATATTTAAGTGAATTTGtagtaaattattaaaacataagaaaaggGACTGAATGAGGATCACTGAGCATGGCTTTAAGCTTGAGCATGTGAGGTCAGCCTTACTGCGGCCACCGAGTAATCTTCAGCTAAAACTCCCTAAAACgtttcccattcattctctatggtagTGCTAAACCACTACCGATGCGATCTATTTTCTGCCGCTTTCGTTTCGGGGGGCGCTGTTctgtatgaggggccaaacaggccaaaaatcatatttttgtaCGAAAACTATTGGTTTACGCgtgaacattattggtttatggataattactatcggtttgcgtgcatacttaatcgGTTTGCGTgtgaacaatactggtttcattcatatgaactatattggttcgtgtccgtatattatcggtttgtgcgtgaactatatccgtttgtatatgcatagcactggtttgcatatacactatattgattcgcgtgtgtatatcagtggttccagtacgtttgttattggtttgtgagtgaactgcattggtttacgCTGGCATGTTATTGGTTTGCGTTCTGTGCCATTCTaacgatggatttgtgtatgcactatattggtttcatgcacgtcttatactggtttcatgtgggtaacatatcggttttgcgcttgTATGTGTGTACTATGTCGGTGTCTCAtacgaaacatactggttatgCGGTGTGCACCCTATCGCAactttgtgtatgaactatatcagtTCTGCATGCAAACTATttcggttgttcacgtgatcttcagcagAAATGGGAGGGGCAAAAAAACAGGAACTCAGGGTCCGGTAgagtcatggagcgtgtagagatgctgacaggagacggatctgggtttactttaaacagcgcagtatttttttctgtacattaggtttgggaaaggacttggtggtaattattactatttaatagaatctgccattgggtgtttaatgaacacaaagctgaagttaagtacatATTTGGTCATCTTTTTATTTGCTTCCaactacatgctcgcttgcaacctgCGACTGTacttttcacacagcttttgcaaactagttacttcttctaaaagcaaaatattctacatttacaactgacacctttatccagtataacatttagttactactggttacatttcttatgcccagcgatcccacaccgtgccgcctaaacaggtgaagtgacatgctcatggtcacagtgtcactatcaggacttgaaccgacaaatgtagggtttagaggacaaagccctaaccacaatgccccactgcttgcacatctgcaacatgtatattatttgacatgatatgattgtgtccattctttgaaaagctaaatgttccatatttaggaccagtatatgtgagttacatcatattgggccaccttacctttcacagttttatgacaaggcatatgcgttttttaagatgcagccgagTTTTGCCCTGCCTGGTACGAgtacctgcgtatttccactccaatatctgataaataggatttactgtgacatttaatgggcactgtaaagtgttaaatcacgttgggccaccttaattttcacagttttgtgacaagacagattcctttgttaaattatagttgtgtttaacatttttgacctgtgcagaactaaaatgtggaatatttattttttcaaatgattgattagtttgtaatgattctgattaagatagatagatagatagatagatagatagatagatagatagatagatagatagatagatagatagatagatagatactttattaatcccaaggggaaattcacatactccagcagcaacatactgataaagaaaatattaaattaaagagtgataacaatgcaggtatacagacagacaataactttgaataatgttaacgtttaccccccccgggtggaattaaatagtcgcatagtgtgggggaggaacggtcttctcagtctgtcagtagagcaggacagtgacagcagtctgtcgctgaagctgctcctctgtctggagatgatactgttcagtggatgcagtggattcttcatgattgacaggagcctcctcagcgcccgtcactctgctacagatgtcaaactgtcctgctccgtgcctacaatagtttgtcaccagtttgtccaggcgtgaggcgtccctcttctttatgctgcctccccaacacaccaccgagtagaagagggcgctcgccataaccatctgatagaacatctgcagcatcttattgcagatattaaaGGATaccagcctcctaaggaagtatagtcggcactgtcctttcttacacagagcatcagtattggcattccagtccaacttatcatccagctgcactcccaggtatttataggtctgcaccctctgcacacagtcacctctgatgatcacggggtccaggaggggcctggtcctcctaaaatccaccaccatctccttggtttttctggtgttcaggcataggtggtttgagtcgcaccatttaacaaagtccttgattaggttcctatactcctcctcctgcccacaatgtaattaatgtacatgctgtagaatatttttccatgctgttaaaatagaataagaagctggtgtgcaaaagctgtatgaataagtagctgactgcaagcatatactggatgtagctaggattgaataaaaagcctgtAGAATGTGCACCTAACGTCAGCCCCGTGATTATTTCAGAATTaagggaaaatactgttaaaaataataaccaccaagccctttcacaaacatacagtgacatgcaaaagtattcaaccactttaaaagtcatcctaattttctgtatgacaaaagatttttccatgtttattcattcattcattttaatgtgaactcttgtgctgtaacaatacatttccaaagtctaaaccaaccattttctgtagatatttaactgaagaagaaaaactccaaagttggtGTTTGTATTAAGTATTtaagcccaacacattcatactttgtcaagaacccttttcCTGCTgtaacagccttcattcttttataagtaggccccagttctgcacattgctcaggagtgattctgcccctttcttcttggcaggatttctagagaccctctatgttggtgagatggcacctctgaacagcagttttcaaacagtgccacagattctcaacagggttaagcttagggctttgacttggccactccaaaacattcacctttctgtttttgagctatcccagtgtcacattggcctaatgcttagggtcattatcatgttgaaagatgaatcttctcccgagctttcatagcagactggaacaagttctcttgcaaaattgtgcagtatatgtgtccatccattgtccctttaactctgacaagattctcagtcccagcacatgaaaaacatccccatagcaagaGACTGCaaccaccatattccactgtaggaatgttgtttcttgaggcctgggcaatgttagtgttacGCTTCACATACCTCTTAAGTCTGACCAtaaacttctattttggtctcatttgaCCATAAAActttctcccacattttaactgggtctttctcatgctttgtggcaaatgccatacgttctttatgtggaccttcttgaATGTCTTcaatggcttctttcatgctaccttcccatagaagcctgttttatggagaactcttgaaattgtggacccctacaactttactccagctaaagatcattgcagacgtctgagagtgacagttggatttctagtcgcctctctcaccagttgatgtctcactctgatgttgagttttgagggacagcctgttctagtcagagtctgtgtactttgatgaaccttccactttctggtgatgaatACAAGAGTGCGCAaagggacattcaaactcttttgatatttttatagccgtttccagtcttgtgcatttcaataactttgtttctcacatcagtagaatgctcctttgttttcatttttgcagtgactgtccaccaaagtttacggcccttacaaagggggctgtttatatccagagagatagaaaggactcacaagtagcacctcatcatgtttaattatgactgttaaacgactgtcacctttgtaattaatttgtcattggtgtaaagatggagcttccaaagcacagaggtttaaatacctatgaaaacattaactttggagattttcttcttcagttaaatgtctacagaaaattgtttattttgtctttggaaatgttttgtcacagcataagaaaaatactgaatgaataaatgtgtataaatcttttgtcttgcagaaaattattatgactttcaaggggattgaatacttttgtatgccacttaatgtttgtgaaagggcttggtggtgattaacatttaacatctgaaatgatcacgggacttAAGTTAGGTACGCATtcagctggctttttattcactcctatctacacatatgcttgtagtcagctacttattcacaaaccagcttcttcttcaatgttaagagcaaggcaaaatattatacagcgtgtacattaatctgcaaactgatacattatttgaaagaataaatattccagatttaggacttgaacgggttgaaaatgttacactcaactttaacaaaggaatctgtcctggacaagtttatgtcaaataatatacacgttgcagatgtgcaagcagtggggcattgtggttagggctttgtcctctaaaccctacatttgtcggttcaagtcctgatagtgacactgtgtgaccatgagcatgtcacttcacctgtctaggcggcacggtgcgggatcgctgggcataagaaatgtaaccagtagtaactaaatgttatactggataaaggcgtcagtcgtaaatgtagaatagtttgcctttagaataagtaactagtttgcaaaagctgtgtgaaaaagtactgtcgcaggttgcaagcgagcatgtagctggaagcgaataaaaagacaaccaaatacgtacttaagttcagctttgtgttcattacacactcaatagcagattctattaaatagcaataattaccaccaagtcctttcccaaacctaatGTGCGGAAAAAAATACTgggctgtttaaagtaaacccagatccatctcctgtcagcttctctacacgctccatgactcTACCGGCTCCtaagttcctgtttcttgccccgcccatttccgctgaagatcacatgaacaaccgatatagttcatacacaaagtTGCGATAGGGTGCGCACGcataaccagtatgtttcgtacaAGAAACCGACATGGTACACACcttacaaccaatagagttcaagcgcaaaaccgatatgttacccacatgaaaccagtataagacgtgcatgaaaccaatatagtgcatacacaaatccatcgttAGATCGGCACAGAAcgcaaaccaatatagttcatacgcaaaccaatgcagttcactcacaaaccaataacaaacgtactggaaccactgatatacacatgcgaatcaatatagttcatatgcaaaccagtgctatgcatatacaaacgaatatagttcacacacaaaccgataatatacggacacgaaccaatatagttcatatgaatgaaaccaataTTGTACGcatgcaaaccaattaagtacacacgcaaaccgatagtaattatccataaaccaataatgttcacGCGTAAACCAATAGTTttcgtacaaaaatatatgatttttggcctgtttggcccctcatagttCTGCGCTTTTTGCCGCACTGCTGCCTGTCTGCTTGCCTGCAGCATCTGCCTTCGTTGACGTGCTGGAGCgttttttctttctgcctttgTTGACGTGctgctggtttttttttcttttttctttctttcttcggtaagtaaatcgttaagtttaaaatgtcaatcacgCGGTTATTTCTGCTGATTAATtaatgatttcattatttatagctaatactgttaccAAGTGTCtctctagtgcctttcacatctacatgTACTCTCACTGCAGTGTCTGTCGATTAATAAAGAGGCTGTAGCGTATCTGTCTAGTGCCTCCTCTCTCTGCCTATTATACAGTGAAATCCCTGTCAATCTGTCTCCGTCTTTTATATAGTGGCTTAAGAAAGaagttttgataatttttttttttttttcagtaattggAGAATAAAAAGACGTCTTGATCAATCTCTGTGAAGAACGTATTCTGCTAAATAGTTGCCATTATCATTTAGTTAGCTATTTCACACAAGTAAGTCCCCGGTaagcttttttaatataattcttTATCCAGTTTTCTTGGTTAAAAGTGCCCACAGCCGTGTATAGTTAGTTAGTGTGctatatacattaataataaacttATAaagagtgtgtatgtgtatgtgtgcaatATCTATacaaatgtgtatgtatgtatagattcATTTGAATCATCATTTGTATAGTACCTACTTGatggttttcatttttccatGAGAGGGAACGTTTATATTTACTAGACTTTCTTGTGCTTTCTCCCCTTAGGTGAAAATACAGAGGAGGccaacagtattttttccaggGCGTGTGAAAGTGACTTTTCGTAAAGGACCATTAGGCTTTTTGCACCAGGACTCATCTAAGGAAGCAAAAACACTAAAGAACAACCCACAATTGAGGGACAAGTTTGCTCCACTGAAGCAAGAGACTGTCTGAAGAAATGCCTTCAGGATTGTCTTGGAAAGAGGGGGTGATTCCACTGACAAAGTGAAGGTACTTGGGGAGTATGTTCTCCAGTTTGGAAAGTATAAAGGCAAGTCTTTTAGGTGGCTTCTTGAAAATGATGTAGGATATGTAGTCTACATCATTCAAAATATTCAGAAGGAAAGAGGCACGGGAGTCTTCTTTGAAGGTGGAAACAGCAAGGACAGTCTTCTGTCACTTGAGGAATATGCACTCAGCTTTCAGGAGATAGTCTCTTCTGGATTATGAAGCAGAGAGACCAACTCTTCCAGCATCTTCTTCAGAAGATGAAAACCTTGTTGGTTTTGGTGTGAGAGGGAAGAGCACCTGGAAGCAAATCTGGGAGGGCAGGGCAGATGGTTATGCAACTTTCATCATGGCACAAAAATGTACAGAAGGTAGAAAAATGCACCGTTTGCAACAGTACCTGTTGAGGAAAAGCCAGGCTGTAGTCACACCATCTTCAACTATTCAGTCAACTGAATCTTTGCCATCCAGTTCAAGTAAACTGTCTGGTGGGTATCCTAAGTGAGGCTAAAATCTTACGTTATTTCACATATATGTACATTTAATTTCAAGtctatcatttttattatgtgtttgtccATGACGATTTTTTCTGTAGGGCTATGTATGTCaatacacttatttatttatttattatttaatctaGTGTTTTTTCCCTTAGGAATGGATGATGATGAAGAATTGGAGAAAGCAATGCTAAACATACCACCATTATTCCAGACCCAATATGGTAACCAATATAAtatgttgtggggaacagcccggacacagacaggtagacgtcaTATTTTCACCACACACAGGTTTATTGtacattaatatttacagtttgtgcatcaacccagtgccgcagcaccaatcaccccttaagtccttggccacactcacaatgccttcagtctcttggtccgcctccactcctctcctctgagctccgtccttcttccacccgactcttgccattgactggagggaggcggccccttttatccaccccggatggactccaggtgcatcccaatGAGCCTCtgtggccacacccctgtgtggtggaagctctggcggtgtatccgggtgtccccaatcctcttccccccagcacttccgggtgtggcggaagtgctgaggtccagggctcccaaggcatcgggcatcccctggcggtgaccacggatcCCTACAGGGtacagcttccaagctctgtacccgtggcccccacagcaaccagggaggacgccccccagccgggtaccacaatgTATAGCACTACAAGCGTTAGatgttttcagtcttttttttttttggtgtccaCTAACCACTTTCCACCATTTTGATTTTTAGAAGCTGAACCACACAACTCCTGGGGCCACCAACATCAGTAGAAAAAGGTTTTTCAGCATAAATTCATATCTGAAGACCAAAAGATTAATTTATCCGTTcaatagtttattattttggtcATGTTCTGACCATGTTCAACTAATAAAGTTCTTTTGTTCATGTTCCACTAACAATATCAAAAGAACAAAATCATTAATTTCAAACTATGAAGAGGgtaagtgttattttatttttttttgcatgttcaaGTGTTCTAGTGCTTTATCTGCTCAAGTAAGCTGTGGACATCCACAAGACGTGTTGTAATGTGGGAATAGCATGCTGGATTTTCTTATCACATTTAATTGAGCAGACAACGCATGAGGCAGCTTACATTgacaattttcaaacatttttttcaactttgataactgcagtttctttattttttttggtttcctcTCAGGTGATTCCACTCCATGTGTGACTGTATCTAAACCACCTGATGAAGTACTCTGTGCATTCAGTACTGTTAGATGGTAAacttgattctgtttttttggcaattataacaaaaataaaagcctACACATTATTTTAAGCAAATCAAATGTGATTTTGCATCTATACAGATCCAGTTGTAAAGCAACCAGTGCCCATTCCTCCAGAGCTGCTATGTCTTGTTCAGGAGCCAGCAGCAACTCAGCTTGATGTGTTGTCAACATGTAGGTCACCAGTTTACTATAATTTACAAAGTTCTCATATGACACTTGTCTATTGTTGTAATTACTTGTTTCTTCCCTGTAATGTACTTCACTTGTTTTCTACTCCGTACAGCAAGGACAATACATTCCACAACTGCCACTGTGTCTAGGACTCCATTAAGGCACAAGTCCAAAACAACTGGTAAGTAGGAACTCTAAATAAAACAGGCTTTGAAATGTTACCATTTCCTATAGAATTCCATAGTCAATCTACATGCACTTAAAACCTTCTATTGAATTTCTTCTCAGGATCTTCAGTGCCTCAACAGTCTTCACCTCTCCTGCAAACAACAAGACAAGCTGCATTTCAACAGGTGATACCCAGGGCTCAGAGTACGTTCGCAAGGATTTAGtccctttcttctttttttgtctccACTTACTAGTATACACATAACACCacttaatgaaaaaattaatatttatgtttgGGATTACAGGTGGTTCTGCCCCTCTGCAGTATCCTGGGTACGATCATGATATTAGTCTGTGGAACTGCTCCCAGCAGCAGAAGGTCTGGATGAAAACAGAGCTGGAATCGATGGGGCTGTGGCCCGGCTCTCTCCCTGTTCACCACCCAATGAAGATGGTGTCTGTGGCGTTTCCCACCTCAGCCTGAGTTGATAGACTGCACTTTTGAGCTTCCAATCGCCCAAGTACTTTCAACTTCACCCCTTCTTCATCTGGAAGCCTGAAAATGACAACTTGATGGGCAGGCTGAGGAACAACTATGTTCTGCCATGTCTTCAGGGTTGTTCACAACCACATATTGTATCAGCTGGTGTGGGCAGGCCTCGTGTGGTTGTTGGCATCAATGGACAATACTACCTGCTTGCATCAAGACTCTACTGCAGGGCATGTAAAAAACGCTGGTATGCTGACAATCCACAGTGGTTAGAAAAACTTCCACAGAGATTCACCAACATTTTGCCTGCCAATGTAATATATAAGAAGGCCATCTGCAAAACTGTGATGTATGAACTAAGGAGAACAGGAAAGTCACCTAATGATATGGCTAACCAGATAAGGGAAATGATGCACCTTAAGTATGAGCGGGCTCACCAAACCAGCTCCTTTTGGTGGATATAAGGACTCTGATGGTTGGTGTGGAGTATCAGTCTCTGCCAATTATCTAACAGACTGCCTTTTATATGAATATACAAAAGGCAAGAGCCTACCATAAAAAAGCTCCTCCAAGGCACCTTTGGCCAAGCCTTACGCTCAGACCACAGCAGGAAAGTCGCCAGAAAGGTCACATTCACATCTGGAGCCATGTCCTCTTATGCAGTGATGAACAAGAACTGGATGATCCTCTCCTGGATAATGGTACAGTCTGAGACAGATAAGTCTTTGGAGCCCATGTACTTACTGTACCAGGGTTTGGCTAACCGGTACAGAATTGCTGAGGTTGACAAGGCTAACTTCCAGTGGGTAGACAGGTGAGGGGCAGTAGCCATTGTTTTCTATTTATCTACTAAATGTGTCactttgaaagaaaataatttgaatCAATGAATGAGTCATGTAATATGCAGATCATAGAGTGTGGGTTTAGACATGTATAGACTAATAAAGAGTCACTGGATATAGTACATCTTTACTGCATAATtcacactttttctctttttgtgtttttcagggaCTGCTGTTCAGCCTTCAGGGTTGCAGAATCGCTGCAAGTGGAACACCTTGACTGGAATGCCTGGAAAACAACTGAATCTATTGTAGCCCAAGCCATACATGGCTATCTACTGAACAGATGTGCATCAAGAACAATGTACAACAGAAACATTACCATCAAACTGGATCTGTTCCACTGTATGAGGCAAATTCTTCGAGAGTGTGTCTCTGAACATCATGCCCTTTACAGCTCTTTTTGCCAGTTCCTCTCTGCTGCATTTTCTGTTGTGGATCAGGAAGACCTGCAGCGACTCAAGGATGCCTACACGTTATGTGGAATTCATCCAGCAAATCCCACCAAGCAACATATCCGTGAGCATTGTAGGACAAAGATACCACAGCCAGATGAGCTGGTGAAGAGGGATGAGGAAGTGTTCCAGCATTTTTACCTAGCAAAGGATCCAAATGACATATACCTGTTCAAGCCATCTATGCTAAAATCTTGGAGAATTCAGCAAGTGCACATCCTTCGGGGCTGCCTCAGTGATCCCGAGCTTCCAGGTGGCATACTGTACAGGTATGGTGGGACTGTGAAGTTGAACCATGTTCAGGGTGAGGGTGCCAAAGTTCCTGTCTGGATCCCCATCAGAGGAACATCTCAGCAGGAGGGCTACCATTTCCACCGGTCTCACTGAGTCACTGGAACAAGTATCCTCAAGAGTTATTCCAAGCTCAAGGAATGACAGGTGTTGCTCAGTGGAATTACCAGCGCTTGGTGGACGTGCAGCAGCCTGGTGTTCTCCTACCAGGTGTTTTTGACCAAGCACTAATTTCAGAGCTGAATGCAGCCTCCAAAAGAGTAACTGGGGAAGAAAAATATCTTACCCTTCATCTTTCTGACAGAGACACAGGAGAGATATTTGGTCTCGAATACATAGAGCCAGGATATCAGCCTGTTGTTCTGGACTGGGAAAAATACAAGAAGAAAACGGAGTCCTCTGTCCTCTTTGAGACAGCAAATGagagcagctctaccactgtccAGGCACTTCCTTCACCACCAGCTTCCACCGGGCCATCTGTcctgttccagtttcctccagtTGCTGACATAAAAGCGGAAGTGTCACTATGCAGAGATGCTGATACTCTTTCCGAAACAGGTAAATTCGTTACAAAGACCATTAGAGACTAACTATACCTGTTATTTTGCAAGTTTATCAATATTAATGGTCTCTTCTTTGTTTCAGAACCACCCAGCACACCATCTCTGCCTTTGCTGTCATCACCAGCAAGTGCTCGCACTGGACCAGTGAAAACTGGTGGAAGGGTGTTTGTCCTTGACCACAGACGCTGGACATCCCAGATGAAGGAAGCCACTGACAACCTTATCAATAAGTATCATGGCCAGAAAGACCTGCTAAAACTTGTGGACCATGATTATGCTGCTATGGTGCAGAAGTCTTGTAGAGACCCAAACACTATGTTCAATCCAACAACAAGGGTCCATATTGACAGATGCATGAAGTATCTGGCCAAAATGAAGAACGTTAGCTCTTCTTTGAACACGAGCCAGGAGAAATTAATAGAGACACAAAGATTGTGGCACAGTTTGACTGAGGGTAGTCATACTGCCCATGTGCCAGTTGTGACTATGTCCCCTGCCATTGTCCACCCCTCTTCACCTTTTCCTGTCATTACACTGTCACAGGATTCAATTGAGAAAATTGTGCATGAATTCCTagagaaacaacaaaaacagcagcagcagcaccaccaacAGCCCCAAATACACAAGAAAAGGACAAAATCGTGTCTTTCATATGGTCAGCCAAAATCAAGATACGAAAATGATGGctcttcagttcattttttttaccaGCAAGGCCTTGTCCGTTATTTCTATTGTTctaataaagtttttaaaatgtatggatCAGAGGGACTGACAGATCCgaaaatgcaatttaaagatTTTGCAGAAACATAGTTCTTTCAGCGGGAACTAGATGCCACAAGGAAGAGAGTAGAAGAGAAAGGACAATTGAAACGGAAAAGGCCTGATCCGCAGCCTTGGGGTCGCATCTGTCGATTTTGCCAGTTGCAGCTCAAGCAGGGTCCTAACAGCCCTCATATGCATGTGGCATTTCCAGGACACCCTGGCAAATACATTTACTGCCCAGCCAAGGTCTTTTCCCTTTATAAGGATAAGGGGATGGAAAGGGAGATGACTTGGAAAGAGTTCCAATCATCAGCTTTTTGTGAAACAGAGAGGAGGAGGTGGGAGGAGGAAAAgagggaaataaaaaaagaaatagtttaTCAAATAATTGGGAAAATTCACAAATTTTATAAAACTGGTAATCTGCCTCATGCTAGATATGTTTCAATAATtatgtacatgtttttttttctgttgttgaaatatttagtttaacTTTTTGTGTgagacattttttcattattaaagtaaaaatcatTGCTATGGTACGAAAAATGTGTCCTGTATTTTTCAGGGTGAGATTTCACCGCAGTCTTAAGCACCTTACACattaaacaatacataaaaaaaaaactccattctCGTTGTCTGGAAATTAAAATTCACAATGCACAGTTGGACCCTGCatcaaatatttcatttatatgttATATTCTTATTTAATCCAaagcattttgaagaaataacacacacacacacaacgggCATTCACCTCGCTTGTGAATCGAAAT
The sequence above is drawn from the Erpetoichthys calabaricus chromosome 3, fErpCal1.3, whole genome shotgun sequence genome and encodes:
- the LOC127527242 gene encoding uncharacterized protein LOC127527242 produces the protein MSSYAVMNKNWMILSWIMVQSETDKSLEPMYLLYQGLANRYRIAEVDKANFQWVDRDCCSAFRVAESLQVEHLDWNAWKTTESIVAQAIHGYLLNRCASRTMYNRNITIKLDLFHCMRQILRECVSEHHALYSSFCQFLSAAFSVVDQEDLQRLKDAYTLCGIHPANPTKQHIREHCRTKIPQPDELVKRDEEVFQHFYLAKDPNDIYLFKPSMLKSWRIQQVHILRGCLSDPELPGGILYRYGGTVKLNHVQGEGAKVPVWIPIRGTSQQEGYHFHRSH
- the LOC127527089 gene encoding uncharacterized protein LOC127527089, which produces MTGVAQWNYQRLVDVQQPGVLLPGVFDQALISELNAASKRVTGEEKYLTLHLSDRDTGEIFGLEYIEPGYQPVVLDWEKYKKKTESSVLFETANESSSTTVQALPSPPASTGPSVLFQFPPVADIKAEVSLCRDADTLSETEPPSTPSLPLLSSPASARTGPVKTGGRVFVLDHRRWTSQMKEATDNLINKYHGQKDLLKLVDHDYAAMVQKSCRDPNTMFNPTTRVHIDRCMKYLAKMKNVSSSLNTSQEKLIETQRLWHSLTEGSHTAHVPVVTMSPAIVHPSSPFPVITLSQDSIEKIVHEFLEKQQKQQQQHHQQPQIHKKRTKSCLSYGQPKSRYENDGSSVHFFYQQGLVRYFYCSNKVFKMYGSEGLTDPKMQFKDFAET